Proteins found in one Oncorhynchus gorbuscha isolate QuinsamMale2020 ecotype Even-year linkage group LG15, OgorEven_v1.0, whole genome shotgun sequence genomic segment:
- the LOC123997233 gene encoding spermatogenesis-associated protein 6-like — MGGLTPQKKKLSSSKMSQKALKCTVQIKIQAITCPGVVLPNKEDIYLSVCVMGQFKKTLCLPPAFPLLFHENMVFVKMFTGAADPGHIVDLLEADTTSFELIQLVPPEGDILATIEEKTREFLYPGPKLTPRADGPEREMLMRRSICFPGISPKVEFATMSVIEECDGKDSQPQPASPVSVSSPYCPHHTQCFRVHNELCSAERFE; from the exons ATGGGTGGTTTGACACCTCAAAAGAAGAAGCTCTCCTCCTCTAAAATGTCTCAGAAAGCTCTGAAATGCACCGTGCAAATTAAAATCCAAGCT ATTACTTGTCCAGGGGTTGTGTTACCTAATAAGGAAGACATATACCTGAGTGTCTGCGTCATGGGACAGTTCAAGAAGACTCTCTGTCTGCCGCCTGCCTTCCCTCTTCTATTCCATGAGAACATGGTATTTGTGAAG ATGTTCACAGGAGCTGCTGACCCAGGTCACATTGTGGACCTCCTTGAAG CTGACACAACATCCTTTGAACTGATTCAGCTTGTGCCTCCAG AGGGGGATATTTTGGCCACTATTGAAGAGAAGACCAGAGAATTCCTCTATCCAGGCCCCAAGCTGACACCTAGAGCCGATGGTcctgagagagagatgctgatGAGGAGATCTATCTGTTTCCCT GGAATCTCTCCTAAAGTGGAGTTTGCAACCATGTCTGTCATTGAGGAATGTGATGGGAAAGATAGCCAGCCTCAGCCTGCCTCCCCTGTAAGTGTGTCCTCTCCTTACTGCCCTCATCACACCCAGTGTTTCCGTGTTCACAATGAATTGTGTTCAGCTGAGAGATTTGAATGA
- the LOC123997234 gene encoding spermatogenesis-associated protein 6-like — MSPITTLASEANQQWFHSSESSPSKEIHSRVQKILHTHSTDRKLHFDEDGCSAKRGPPLSCEDSLCDSQAFQDRDTPGETSVHLDNGTFWSRQVASYTGKPHRAVFEDSLGLIYKNMYRRALSTT, encoded by the exons atgtccccaatcactaccCTAGCTTCCGAGGCaaaccagcagtg GTTCCATAGTAGTGAGTCCAGTCCGTCTAAGGAGATCCACAGTCGAGTCCAGAAGATTCTCCACACCCATTCTACTGACAGGAAACTACACTTT GACGAGGATGGGTGTTCGGCTAAGCGGgggcctcctctctcctgtgaAGACTCTTTATGTGACAGCCAGGCTTTCCAGGACAG GGACACTCCTGGAGAGACATCTGTCCACCTGGACAATGGGACATTCTGGAGCAGGCAGGTTGCCAGCTACACAGGGAAACCCCACAGGGCTGTGTTTGAGGACAGTCTGGGACTCATCTACAAGAACATGTACAGGAGGGCCTTGAGCACCACCTGA